One genomic window of Quercus robur chromosome 6, dhQueRobu3.1, whole genome shotgun sequence includes the following:
- the LOC126688661 gene encoding early nodulin-75-like yields MTTTKYFLVLFLGVVLLSTASLADHHESPKHEHKPPKGEKPPPKHKPPTSLNKEEKPLPEHKPPTPGKGEKPPPHDHHPGRLLLESTSIDGKPPPKGEKPPPKHKPPTPHDKEEKPLPEHKPPKGKGEKPPPEHKPPHKPPTAN; encoded by the coding sequence ATGACTACTACCAAATACTTCCTAGTTTTGTTCCTTGGAGTGGTGCTTCTAAGCACTGCCTCACTTGCTGACCACCATGAGTCTCCCAAACATGAGCACAAACCTCCTAAGGGAGAAAAGCCACCCCCAAAACACAAGCCACCAACCTCACTGAATAAGGAAGAGAAGCCATTGCCAGAACACAAACCACCAACCCCAGGTAAGGGAGAGAAGCCACCACCACATGATCATCACCCTGGACGCCTTCTATTAGAGTCTACTTCCATTGACGGCAAACCTCCTCCAAAGGGAGAAAAGCCACCACCAAAACACAAGCCACCAACCCCACACGACAAGGAAGAGAAACCACTCCCAGAACACAAGCCACCAAAGGGTAAAGGAGAGAAGCCACCACCAGAGCACAAGCCACCCCACAAACCCCCAACTGCCAACTAA
- the LOC126688658 gene encoding early nodulin-75-like, with protein sequence MTTSKYFLVLLLGVVLLSTASMADHHESPKYERKPPKGEKPPPKHKPPTPLDREEKPFPEHKPPSRGNEPPKGRGEKPPPHDHHPGHLLLESSSIDGKPPPKGAKPPPKHKPPTPVEDGERKPFPEHKPPKGKGEKPPPKHKPPTPLEDGERKPFPEHKPPKGKGEKPPHKPPTAN encoded by the coding sequence ATGACTACCAGCAAATACTTTCTAGTTTTGCTCCTTGGAGTGGTGCTTCTAAGCACTGCCTCAATGGCTGATCACCATGAGTCTCCCAAATATGAGCGCAAACCTCCTAAGGGAGAAAAGCCACCCCCAAAACACAAGCCACCAACTCCACTCGATAGGGAAGAGAAGCCATTCCCAGAACACAAACCACCAAGCCGAGGTAATGAACCTCCAAAGGGTAGGGGAGAGAAGCCACCACCACATGATCATCACCCTGGACACCTTCTATTGGAGTCTTCTTCCATTGATGGCAAACCTCCTCCCAAGGGAGCAAAGCCACCACCAAAACATAAGCCACCAACCCCAGTTGAAGACGGAGAGAGAAAACCATTCCCAGAACACAAGCCACCAAAGGGTAAAGGAGAGAAGCCGCCACCAAAACACAAGCCACCAACCCCACTTGAAGATGGAGAGAGAAAACCATTCCCAGAACACAAGCCACCAAAGGGTAAAGGAGAGAAGCCACCACACAAACCACCAACTGCCAACTGA
- the LOC126688663 gene encoding early nodulin-75-like has protein sequence MNTSKFCLVLVLLLGVVLLSTASLADHHESPKHEHKPPKGEKPPPKHKPPTSLNKEEKPLPEHKPPTPGKGEKPPPHDHHPGRLLLESTSIDGKHPPKEEKPPPKHKPPTPLDKEEKPFPEHKPPKGKGEKPPPEHKPPHDHHPGHLLLESSSIDGKAPPKGAKPPPKHKPPTSVEEGEKKPFPEHKPPKGKGEKPPPEHKPPHDHHPEDHKDSQRPPRKNLKPPTAEKKPPSPSHKPPHKPPTAN, from the coding sequence ATGAATACCAGCAAATTCTGCCTAGTCCTAGTGTTGCTCCTTGGAGTGGTGCTTCTCAGCACTGCCTCACTGGCTGACCACCATGAGTCTCCCAAACATGAGCACAAACCTCCTAAGGGAGAAAAGCCACCCCCAAAACACAAGCCACCAACTTCACTCAACAAGGAAGAGAAGCCATTACCAGAACACAAACCACCAACCCCAGGGAAGGGAGAGAAGCCACCACCACATGATCATCACCCCGGACGCCTTCTATTGGAGTCTACTTCCATTGATGGCAAACATCCTCCAAAGGAAGAAAAGCCACCACCAAAACACAAGCCACCAACCCCACTTGACAAGGAAGAGAAACCATTCCCAGAACACAAGCCACCGAAGGGTAAAGGAGAGAAGCCACCACCAGAGCACAAGCCACCACATGATCATCACCCTGGACACCTTCTATTGGAGTCATCTTCCATTGATGGTAAAGCTCCTCCCAAGGGAGCAAAGCCACCACCAAAACACAAGCCACCAACCTCAGTTgaagagggagagaagaaaCCATTCCCAGAACACAAGCCACCAAAGGGCAAAGGAGAGAAGCCACCACCGGAGCACAAGCCACCACATGATCATCACCCAGAAGATCATAAAGACTCGCAAAGGCCACCCCGAAAGAACTTGAAGCCTCCAACTGCTGAAAAGAAGCCACCAAGTCCTTCTCACAAGCCACCCCACAAACCCCCAACTGCCAACTGA